One window from the genome of Cyclobacterium amurskyense encodes:
- a CDS encoding agmatine deiminase family protein: protein MKITAGLTGTQGLRICLFVLLAYIFFFITACKQSPEEINSATPLGEFDPQESTFICWTPQFQEITLKLIQEIAKVDHVTLFYNQSNHQPENLEKIFKQAAINLENVSMTPFKLEKDNIWIRDYGPILVHNEEGQEEMVNFQYHHEENQEYNLFNEQYASKMRIPFMRSRLYSAGGGREINGRGTIILVEGHEKYINPGLSLEEIEIEYKQHLNQKNVIWLKKGIPQDDLFDHGPVIDNIYGNGVHWHLDEFCRFADAQTILLAQVDPADLSLDPFYQVVHDRLEESYQILKKARDQDGKPFKIIRVPQAPIIFDQGNYNGQPIFYTPVTSYLNFVLTNNLVVIPAYYSPGDPDFIRQKDEEAKNAFQEVFKSRKVVMINATELNYSGGGLHCITMHKPKVKKPSKLRLKINNALKRLKG from the coding sequence ATGAAAATCACAGCCGGGTTGACAGGGACACAAGGATTGCGTATTTGTCTGTTTGTATTATTGGCTTACATTTTTTTCTTTATCACTGCTTGTAAGCAAAGTCCTGAAGAAATAAATTCAGCCACTCCATTGGGGGAATTCGATCCGCAGGAAAGCACCTTTATCTGCTGGACACCCCAATTCCAAGAGATAACGCTCAAGCTTATTCAAGAAATCGCCAAAGTCGATCATGTCACGTTATTCTACAACCAAAGCAATCACCAACCTGAAAATCTAGAAAAAATTTTTAAGCAAGCAGCCATTAATTTAGAAAATGTCTCCATGACTCCTTTTAAACTGGAAAAAGACAATATTTGGATCAGGGATTATGGACCAATACTTGTGCATAATGAGGAGGGTCAGGAGGAAATGGTTAATTTTCAATACCACCATGAAGAAAACCAGGAATACAACCTCTTCAATGAGCAGTATGCCTCAAAAATGAGAATCCCTTTTATGAGGAGCAGGCTGTACAGCGCTGGAGGAGGTCGAGAGATCAATGGCAGGGGAACCATTATTTTAGTCGAAGGGCATGAAAAATACATTAATCCGGGTTTAAGTCTGGAAGAAATTGAAATTGAATACAAACAACATCTGAATCAAAAAAACGTCATTTGGCTTAAAAAGGGTATTCCGCAAGACGATCTGTTTGATCATGGACCAGTGATCGACAATATTTATGGCAATGGAGTTCATTGGCATTTGGATGAGTTCTGCCGCTTTGCTGATGCCCAAACCATCTTGTTGGCTCAGGTAGATCCGGCAGACCTCTCATTGGATCCATTCTATCAGGTGGTGCATGATAGGTTGGAAGAAAGCTATCAGATTCTAAAAAAGGCAAGGGATCAGGATGGAAAACCTTTTAAGATCATCAGGGTACCCCAGGCACCTATTATATTTGATCAGGGAAATTATAACGGGCAGCCAATCTTTTATACGCCTGTTACCAGCTATTTAAATTTTGTCTTAACCAATAATTTGGTAGTGATACCTGCCTATTACAGTCCGGGTGATCCTGATTTTATCCGGCAAAAAGATGAAGAGGCTAAAAACGCTTTCCAAGAAGTATTTAAAAGCAGAAAAGTAGTGATGATCAATGCTACAGAACTTAATTATAGTGGTGGAGGGCTGCACTGTATTACCATGCATAAGCCCAAAGTGAAAAAGCCATCCAAGCTCAGGCTTAAAATCAATAATGCCCTTAAAAGACTGAAAGGATAA
- a CDS encoding metallophosphoesterase, producing MKYTNWGRGMLLLLPLGFIVIFGFINGCASLSKSAKSKPFTIIVLPDTQGYADTRHKETQKHWPGIGDQRASFFSQTEWIKKNRKKLNIALVAHVGDITQTGHDEEWKIADTAFKTLDNTVPYILSPGNHDMGYSAKDHKTSHTRESLLSTYFQPSRFTNNPLYNPLFGSNKKLHFHEEGKIENYYLFIIEGEMKFLVLSLEFKPRDEILAWANNVVAQHPEYRTIIVTHSYLTRKKGERTVADNYLVKGNSGEEMWEKFVSQHKNIFLVLSGHAMENLLSSKGKHGNIVHQVQADYWYWDKPEIKAGSGFLRIMTFYPEKNSIEVQTYSPVTDEFLTRPTSKFSLDYPMP from the coding sequence ATGAAATATACTAATTGGGGCAGAGGGATGCTTTTGCTTTTACCGCTAGGGTTCATCGTTATTTTTGGTTTTATTAATGGATGTGCCTCCCTTAGCAAAAGCGCCAAAAGTAAACCTTTTACGATTATCGTTCTACCTGACACCCAAGGCTATGCGGACACTAGACATAAGGAGACGCAAAAACACTGGCCGGGTATAGGTGATCAGCGTGCCAGTTTCTTTTCGCAGACGGAGTGGATCAAAAAGAACAGGAAGAAGCTGAATATTGCCTTAGTCGCACATGTTGGGGATATCACACAGACAGGGCACGATGAAGAATGGAAGATAGCAGATACCGCTTTCAAAACCCTTGACAATACCGTTCCCTACATATTATCCCCGGGAAATCATGATATGGGATACTCAGCCAAAGACCATAAAACGAGCCATACACGTGAAAGCCTACTTAGCACCTACTTCCAACCTTCTCGTTTCACAAACAACCCTTTGTACAACCCGCTTTTTGGCAGTAATAAAAAGCTACATTTCCATGAAGAAGGGAAGATCGAAAACTACTACCTCTTCATAATAGAAGGCGAGATGAAGTTTCTAGTGCTTAGTCTGGAGTTTAAACCTCGGGACGAAATACTTGCATGGGCGAATAATGTCGTTGCACAGCATCCTGAATACAGGACCATCATCGTCACCCACAGTTATCTAACCAGAAAAAAGGGAGAACGAACAGTTGCGGACAACTATTTGGTGAAAGGCAACTCAGGGGAAGAGATGTGGGAAAAATTTGTCAGCCAACACAAGAATATCTTTTTGGTTCTTTCCGGTCATGCCATGGAGAATTTGCTGAGCAGCAAAGGCAAGCATGGAAATATTGTACATCAGGTTCAGGCAGATTACTGGTATTGGGACAAGCCTGAGATCAAGGCAGGAAGTGGTTTCTTACGTATCATGACTTTCTACCCTGAGAAAAACAGCATTGAGGTTCAGACCTATTCCCCTGTAACGGATGAGTTCCTGACACGTCCTACAAGCAAATTCTCTTTGGATTATCCCATGCCGTAA
- a CDS encoding BNR-4 repeat-containing protein, with translation MEAIKKIILISFWLVLGLNSVKAQSDIYGEARLINKQAEGYKGIWYYINTAGQAGKVTNQYKYKYSGGLGTYGATQYPFSVYVEEVSKTFFCYGGTDQSGKTLLHMVSYFDHKTGQVPRPTIVLDKATEDAHDNPVLQVDKEGYIWLFSTAHGVERPAFIHRSVKPYDISKFQLMPATKTVDGKKVPLNNFSYMQIYYSDTEGFIGLFTHYEQIGGRVISWMKSEDGINWSEWKDLSLLGSGHYQTSANQGKRIGTTFMYHPDRKVRGGLDFRTNLYYLQSDDFGKTWKTVDGSAIDLPLTEVSNKALIHNYDAEDRNVYIDDLNFDKQGRPIILYKTSNGPLPGPVHGPRMWHTAWWSGRQWEIQYFTPAGNNYDGGSIYVEEDGSWRVIAPTAMGPQDYNTGGEMEMWDSKDQGKTWTKLKMLTWNSKYNHSYARRPVDVNPDFYAFWADGHGREPSESRLYFCDREGNVYRLPQQMDGDFAKPELYTFNMK, from the coding sequence ATGGAAGCCATTAAAAAGATAATCCTTATATCATTTTGGTTGGTTTTAGGGCTTAATTCGGTAAAAGCTCAAAGCGATATTTATGGTGAAGCCAGATTGATAAATAAGCAAGCTGAAGGGTACAAAGGAATTTGGTATTATATCAATACTGCCGGACAGGCAGGAAAGGTCACCAACCAGTACAAGTATAAATATAGCGGGGGGCTGGGGACTTATGGTGCTACGCAATACCCTTTCTCAGTTTATGTGGAAGAAGTTAGCAAAACCTTTTTCTGCTACGGTGGAACCGACCAAAGTGGAAAAACGCTGCTACACATGGTCTCCTATTTTGATCACAAAACAGGACAAGTACCTCGCCCAACCATAGTTCTCGACAAAGCCACCGAGGATGCCCATGACAACCCCGTACTACAAGTGGACAAAGAGGGTTACATATGGCTTTTTTCGACCGCTCACGGAGTCGAACGGCCTGCTTTTATTCATAGGAGTGTAAAACCCTACGACATTTCAAAATTTCAGTTGATGCCGGCTACCAAAACTGTGGATGGCAAAAAAGTGCCCCTGAACAACTTTTCTTACATGCAAATATACTACTCTGATACAGAAGGTTTTATTGGACTTTTCACACATTATGAACAAATTGGTGGACGTGTAATTTCCTGGATGAAGAGTGAAGACGGAATAAATTGGTCTGAGTGGAAAGACTTGTCGCTATTGGGGAGTGGGCACTACCAAACAAGTGCCAATCAGGGAAAGCGAATCGGTACTACCTTCATGTACCACCCCGACAGAAAAGTAAGAGGTGGTTTGGACTTCCGAACCAATCTGTATTATCTTCAGTCGGATGATTTTGGGAAAACCTGGAAAACTGTCGACGGTTCCGCTATAGATTTGCCACTTACTGAGGTATCCAATAAGGCTTTGATACACAATTATGACGCAGAAGATCGTAATGTTTATATTGACGATTTAAATTTCGATAAGCAAGGAAGACCCATCATCCTGTACAAAACAAGTAATGGTCCCTTACCGGGACCCGTTCATGGCCCCAGAATGTGGCATACTGCCTGGTGGAGTGGGAGACAGTGGGAAATCCAATATTTCACTCCAGCAGGAAATAACTATGACGGAGGTTCCATCTATGTAGAAGAGGATGGAAGCTGGAGAGTAATCGCCCCCACAGCAATGGGACCACAAGATTACAATACTGGTGGGGAAATGGAAATGTGGGACAGCAAAGACCAGGGTAAAACCTGGACAAAACTGAAAATGTTAACCTGGAATAGCAAATACAATCATAGTTATGCCAGACGTCCTGTAGATGTGAATCCCGACTTCTACGCTTTCTGGGCAGACGGACACGGGCGCGAACCTTCAGAATCAAGATTATATTTCTGTGATAGGGAGGGCAATGTTTACCGTCTTCCTCAACAAATGGATGGTGATTTTGCCAAACCTGAATTGTATACGTTTAACATGAAATAA
- a CDS encoding C45 family autoproteolytic acyltransferase/hydolase codes for MKKHTFLFVLLLSVSYSASSQIKEIKIPTVEFRQGIYYVELNGNTAYERGFQHGRALAFVIKRSLKNFENWIEDNTTIKVPKEAISDFATGKGYIQSVKDQLPELFNEFQGIVDGAQVDFDILFSYQSFDEFYSYLEAGNHFKSNEGHCTTIGVFGRENQANFLTHNNDLPSYHEGAVTVLKIKYPNSDLILLQQTFAGQIGQNGVNSYGVAVGINTIIDMPVSNKGIPVSFNVRKIMESKNITESLEYLKKVDFGTSMNYLIADRETAIAVETWEDNIEAIDNKKQHFIAHTNHTLQENAPVIYEIDKDLNDSSFGHTHRRLNLANEILEDSAYNIDFEGLKELKSTPPILNGSTIMGTIISIPKEGFPVLWTTPGSPNLFGHVKFTFD; via the coding sequence ATGAAAAAACATACTTTTCTATTTGTCCTTTTACTAAGTGTTAGCTATTCAGCATCATCACAAATAAAAGAAATAAAAATACCTACTGTCGAGTTCAGACAAGGAATTTACTATGTAGAATTGAATGGTAATACTGCATACGAAAGAGGCTTTCAACATGGAAGAGCTCTTGCCTTTGTCATCAAAAGATCTTTGAAGAATTTTGAAAACTGGATAGAGGATAATACAACTATAAAAGTTCCTAAAGAAGCCATTTCTGATTTTGCGACTGGTAAGGGATATATTCAATCGGTCAAAGACCAATTGCCTGAATTGTTCAATGAATTTCAAGGAATTGTTGATGGCGCTCAAGTTGATTTTGATATACTTTTTTCTTATCAAAGTTTTGATGAGTTTTATTCTTATTTAGAAGCTGGTAACCATTTTAAGTCAAATGAAGGACATTGCACAACAATTGGTGTTTTTGGCAGAGAAAACCAAGCCAATTTTCTTACACATAATAATGACCTTCCCAGTTATCATGAAGGTGCAGTAACTGTCTTAAAAATTAAGTACCCAAATTCAGATTTAATCCTACTCCAACAAACATTTGCTGGTCAGATTGGTCAAAATGGCGTTAACAGTTATGGTGTTGCGGTAGGAATAAATACAATAATAGATATGCCTGTATCTAATAAAGGAATTCCTGTTTCATTTAATGTACGAAAAATAATGGAGTCAAAGAACATTACTGAATCTCTTGAATATCTCAAAAAGGTAGATTTTGGAACCTCAATGAATTACTTAATAGCCGACAGAGAAACTGCTATTGCAGTAGAAACTTGGGAAGATAATATTGAAGCTATTGACAATAAGAAACAGCATTTTATAGCGCATACGAATCATACCCTTCAAGAAAACGCTCCTGTCATTTACGAGATCGATAAAGACCTAAACGATAGTAGCTTTGGCCATACCCATAGAAGGTTAAATCTTGCCAATGAAATTTTAGAAGACAGTGCTTACAATATAGATTTTGAAGGATTGAAAGAGTTAAAATCAACTCCACCTATACTTAATGGTAGCACCATCATGGGTACCATTATCAGTATTCCGAAAGAGGGCTTTCCTGTTTTATGGACTACTCCAGGTTCGCCCAATTTGTTTGGCCATGTGAAGTTTACATTTGATTAA
- a CDS encoding beta-propeller domain-containing protein yields the protein MKLHYYLLLLSGLLVSACSSPKNNSTESVKQAIDPEITHSVFIAGPDFTGILGDTGEVLWDAERPAARDGYVLDNGHVLICWSEEVLEFDKDKKVVFRYEKSALNKELGTAVRLDNGNTLITELGDKPRILEVNQAGEIAVAVPLQPETDNAHMQTRMARKLANGNYLVPHLLAFAVKEYSPSGEVLQTFRTDLPELGGREAKNWPFTAIRLTNGNTLINLTNGNKTVEVDAAGNVVWIVSNEDFAGSPFQDPCGAQRLPNGNTVIASYGAKEGIKLFELTPEKEMVWKYEGVNRVHHFQVLTTNGVALNGTPLK from the coding sequence ATGAAACTACACTACTACCTACTTTTGCTATCAGGCCTACTTGTTTCTGCCTGTAGTTCTCCGAAAAACAACTCAACTGAATCTGTAAAACAAGCAATTGATCCAGAAATCACCCATTCAGTTTTTATAGCAGGCCCCGACTTTACCGGAATTTTGGGTGACACAGGAGAAGTCCTTTGGGATGCTGAACGTCCAGCTGCGAGAGATGGCTATGTTTTGGACAATGGACATGTATTGATTTGCTGGTCTGAAGAAGTACTAGAGTTTGACAAGGATAAAAAGGTGGTATTCCGATATGAAAAGTCTGCGTTGAATAAAGAATTGGGTACAGCTGTTCGTCTGGACAATGGCAATACCCTCATTACAGAATTAGGAGATAAGCCTCGAATATTGGAGGTAAATCAAGCGGGAGAGATAGCTGTTGCCGTTCCTTTGCAACCTGAAACCGACAATGCACATATGCAAACCCGTATGGCCCGAAAATTAGCCAACGGAAACTATCTTGTCCCCCATTTATTGGCCTTTGCGGTTAAAGAATATAGCCCTTCAGGCGAGGTACTACAGACTTTCCGTACAGATTTACCCGAATTAGGTGGCCGAGAGGCTAAAAACTGGCCCTTTACAGCAATTCGTCTTACCAACGGGAATACCCTGATCAATTTAACGAATGGGAATAAAACAGTTGAGGTGGATGCTGCTGGAAATGTAGTTTGGATAGTAAGCAATGAAGATTTTGCAGGAAGCCCTTTTCAAGATCCTTGTGGTGCCCAGCGTTTACCCAATGGGAATACAGTGATTGCGAGCTATGGAGCGAAAGAGGGGATCAAACTTTTTGAATTAACCCCTGAAAAAGAAATGGTCTGGAAGTACGAAGGAGTGAACAGGGTGCATCATTTTCAGGTATTAACAACAAATGGAGTAGCCCTGAATGGAACCCCTTTGAAATAA
- a CDS encoding BLUF domain-containing protein: MYQLNYHSISKPGLNFEELDNILKKANAVNSEKNITGCLIYHNNRFVQILEGEKEDVLNVYNKIKSDKRHNTVTLLWENPVDKRYFPEWNMAYHQPNNSNIIEFVNNLLLLSDLSDRSTSTLLSFWATVRKILNDGKIKLYEQV, encoded by the coding sequence ATGTATCAGTTAAATTACCATTCAATATCAAAACCAGGATTAAATTTTGAAGAATTAGACAATATTCTGAAGAAAGCGAATGCAGTGAACTCAGAAAAAAATATTACTGGTTGCCTAATTTATCATAACAATCGCTTCGTCCAAATTCTTGAAGGAGAGAAAGAGGACGTTCTCAATGTCTATAATAAAATAAAGTCAGATAAACGACATAACACTGTTACTTTACTTTGGGAAAATCCTGTTGACAAAAGATATTTTCCTGAATGGAACATGGCCTATCATCAACCCAACAATAGTAATATAATTGAATTTGTAAACAACTTATTACTACTTTCTGATCTTTCAGATAGGTCGACATCCACCTTACTTAGTTTTTGGGCAACTGTACGAAAAATATTGAACGATGGTAAAATTAAATTATATGAGCAGGTATAA
- a CDS encoding GNAT family N-acetyltransferase — protein sequence MVNIDQLQFKKLDFEGLKTLLKWAEEEGWNPGPNDADAYWSTDPEGFYGYFHNADLIAGGSIVSYNMEFGFMGFFIVKPAYRSFGIGRKLWYQRRDALLSRLNKGSSIGMDGVLALQPFYQKGGFKIAFRDIRYEKEGMAFKIDKNISQIVEEDISSILAYDKQCFGFSRPQFIIPWLKLPDIKTFKYIENGQIKGFSIVRKANTGYKICPLFADSEFIAEELYKACLNSVIGKPLYIDIPIINQGALNLIEAFDAKYIFECARMYYGKSPNMRIDKVYGLTTFELG from the coding sequence GTGGTAAATATAGATCAATTACAATTTAAGAAATTAGATTTTGAAGGCTTAAAGACTTTATTGAAATGGGCTGAAGAAGAGGGATGGAACCCTGGTCCAAATGATGCTGATGCGTATTGGTCAACAGATCCAGAAGGCTTTTATGGATATTTTCACAATGCTGATCTGATTGCTGGCGGATCGATTGTCTCATACAATATGGAATTCGGCTTTATGGGCTTTTTCATTGTTAAGCCAGCATACAGGTCCTTTGGAATTGGGAGGAAACTATGGTATCAAAGACGAGATGCCTTGTTGTCAAGATTAAATAAGGGTTCTTCAATAGGAATGGATGGCGTTTTGGCTTTGCAACCATTCTATCAAAAAGGCGGCTTTAAAATTGCCTTTAGGGATATTCGCTATGAAAAGGAAGGAATGGCATTCAAGATTGATAAAAATATTTCCCAAATAGTCGAGGAGGATATATCCTCAATCTTAGCCTATGATAAACAATGTTTTGGATTTTCACGTCCACAGTTTATTATTCCCTGGCTAAAACTACCTGACATCAAGACATTTAAGTATATTGAGAATGGTCAAATTAAGGGATTTTCCATCGTAAGGAAAGCGAATACAGGATATAAAATCTGCCCTTTATTTGCAGATTCTGAATTCATTGCAGAGGAGCTTTATAAAGCTTGTTTAAATTCAGTGATAGGTAAACCACTGTATATTGATATTCCTATCATAAATCAAGGGGCATTAAACCTTATTGAAGCATTTGATGCAAAGTATATATTTGAGTGCGCAAGAATGTATTACGGCAAATCTCCAAATATGAGGATTGACAAGGTTTATGGGTTAACTACATTTGAATTGGGATAA
- a CDS encoding DUF5060 domain-containing protein, whose translation MKRKCISHNDRKMIFNSILEKLVKSKKIKLTLMLFMCLNAVFAVHVYEVVEVSFSANNKYNNPYMDVNFDVTLIGPEGKTYTIPTFWDGENIWKARLVATEPGTWNWSTGIGQTKDNGLDGKSGSFTAEAWTEAEKEINPNKRGFIRTASNNRSLEYADGTPFFLIGDTWWSALTRTYRWSSSEGVSNISFQDAVGLRKKQGFNSINIISSFPTDNIKGIWHKSTHGEKVAEDGTTPFQINGDDCDHLRINPGYFQQADRKWQYFWDNGFVIFLESVRRSEAWPNESSIEKDAFMNYTRYIWARWGCYNMIYSWLHMDEDQNKNTWSSMLEKSVSELGSMPYGQPRTAMTPHVGSHDYWNSNI comes from the coding sequence ATGAAACGAAAATGCATCTCACATAATGATCGGAAAATGATATTCAATAGCATATTAGAAAAGCTTGTTAAAAGCAAGAAAATCAAGTTGACATTGATGTTATTCATGTGTTTAAATGCTGTATTTGCAGTGCATGTGTATGAGGTGGTAGAAGTTAGCTTTAGCGCAAATAACAAATATAATAATCCTTACATGGATGTTAATTTTGACGTGACTTTAATCGGGCCCGAGGGAAAAACCTACACAATACCCACTTTTTGGGATGGTGAAAATATATGGAAAGCAAGGTTGGTGGCCACTGAACCAGGTACCTGGAATTGGTCTACAGGTATTGGTCAAACCAAGGACAATGGTTTGGATGGCAAAAGCGGATCGTTTACAGCTGAAGCATGGACGGAAGCTGAAAAAGAAATAAATCCAAACAAACGAGGTTTTATCAGGACCGCGTCAAACAATCGCAGCCTGGAATATGCCGATGGAACTCCTTTTTTTCTAATTGGAGATACATGGTGGTCTGCACTTACCAGAACATATCGTTGGAGTTCTTCGGAAGGCGTTTCGAATATATCTTTTCAGGATGCAGTTGGCCTTCGAAAAAAACAAGGATTTAACAGCATCAATATAATTTCAAGTTTCCCAACCGACAATATTAAAGGAATTTGGCATAAAAGCACACATGGTGAAAAAGTCGCTGAGGACGGAACAACTCCTTTTCAGATCAATGGCGATGATTGTGACCACTTGCGCATCAATCCGGGCTATTTTCAGCAAGCTGACCGGAAATGGCAATACTTTTGGGACAATGGTTTTGTTATTTTCTTGGAAAGCGTGCGAAGGAGTGAAGCCTGGCCAAATGAAAGCAGCATTGAGAAGGACGCTTTTATGAATTATACCCGCTATATCTGGGCTCGATGGGGATGTTACAATATGATTTATAGTTGGCTACATATGGACGAAGACCAAAATAAAAATACATGGAGCAGCATGTTAGAGAAAAGTGTCTCTGAGCTGGGTTCCATGCCTTACGGGCAGCCAAGAACAGCAATGACTCCCCACGTCGGCAGCCATGATTACTGGAACAGTAATATATAG
- a CDS encoding nucleoside deaminase — MNEFLLEAIKEAKTGLAEGGIPIGSVLVHDRKIIGRGHNRRVQNSSVILHGEMDALENAGRQSASVYSECVIYTTLSPCSMCSGTILLYGIPKVVIGENETFVGEEKLLKERGVEVVVINDPTCKEIMRSFIEANKDLWNEDIGV; from the coding sequence ATGAATGAATTTCTTTTAGAAGCAATTAAAGAAGCTAAAACAGGTCTGGCTGAAGGAGGCATACCTATTGGGTCTGTCCTTGTTCATGACAGGAAAATTATAGGTCGCGGACATAATCGTCGAGTACAAAATAGCAGTGTAATCCTTCATGGCGAAATGGATGCGCTTGAGAATGCCGGGAGGCAATCTGCCAGTGTTTATAGCGAATGTGTCATATACACAACCTTGTCTCCTTGTTCCATGTGTTCTGGTACTATTTTGCTCTATGGAATCCCTAAAGTAGTTATTGGCGAGAATGAGACGTTTGTAGGAGAGGAAAAATTGTTAAAAGAAAGAGGTGTTGAAGTTGTTGTCATCAATGATCCTACCTGTAAAGAAATAATGAGATCCTTTATTGAAGCCAATAAGGATTTATGGAATGAGGACATAGGCGTTTGA
- a CDS encoding OmpH family outer membrane protein, translating to MFQFKLSFAVIGFWLLTATSINAQSFAYVNTSEILAETPALEQAERNLEAFQKQLQEKSQVMVEIFQAKVLDLEDKIAKGEITPVEKRNQTELLQKEQQNIGKFEQEMVSTLQDKRDELIQPIYDRINEAIKLVAQEQGYNAIFDQQSLLFAEESIDVTALVKAKLGI from the coding sequence ATGTTTCAATTTAAACTATCCTTTGCAGTCATTGGATTTTGGCTCTTAACAGCAACATCTATCAATGCCCAATCTTTTGCCTATGTAAATACTTCAGAAATTTTGGCCGAAACACCGGCTTTGGAACAAGCAGAAAGAAATTTGGAGGCGTTTCAGAAACAGCTTCAAGAAAAAAGTCAGGTTATGGTGGAAATTTTTCAAGCTAAGGTTCTCGACTTGGAAGATAAAATTGCGAAAGGTGAAATAACTCCGGTTGAAAAGCGAAACCAAACCGAACTCCTCCAAAAAGAACAACAGAATATTGGAAAATTCGAGCAGGAAATGGTTTCTACCCTACAGGATAAACGCGATGAGCTTATACAACCTATTTATGACCGAATAAATGAAGCGATTAAATTAGTAGCCCAAGAACAGGGTTATAATGCCATTTTTGACCAACAGAGTCTACTATTTGCAGAAGAAAGTATTGATGTTACAGCATTGGTGAAAGCCAAACTTGGTATTTGA
- a CDS encoding IS110 family RNA-guided transposase, with protein sequence MEQEFVSMQVVNPQAAGIDVGSRSHWVAVGQSEKDVREYGVFNQDLFALVDWLKEKDVKTVAMESTGTYWQNLYVVLISKGLHVVLCNGKFTKNIKGKKTDIKDCQWIQKLHTLGLLTSSFLPDGKTEELRTYCRQRANLLQLAASTSKKMQKNLRLLNLRLDVVVKDICGLTGLLIIRAICDGETDPEKLASLRHGNCRKSEEEIAKALQTNGRKDYLFALQQELETYDHLQKKIDEGDKEIDKMLDEIIHSDDNKRQHYIEAKPHKRVNKNTPKDIDLNLKSYQMFEGTDLLAIEGMSYSTVLALMSEVGLEGIRKFKTAKHFTSWLRLAPNNKVSGGKVLSSKVPKGSNRLKIALRNAANAIGNLKDSTPLRDFFHRISFRKGRVSAISATARKLAVIIWNMVVKGVPYINPEGYLFLDQKRKLGLVKRIKKQIDKFGLTNEDLGLEIETI encoded by the coding sequence ATGGAACAGGAATTTGTATCAATGCAAGTCGTTAATCCGCAGGCTGCGGGTATCGATGTAGGCAGTCGCTCCCATTGGGTGGCTGTGGGGCAATCCGAAAAGGATGTGCGTGAATATGGAGTCTTTAATCAGGATCTGTTCGCTTTGGTAGATTGGTTAAAAGAAAAAGATGTCAAAACAGTGGCCATGGAGAGTACCGGTACTTACTGGCAAAACTTGTATGTGGTTTTGATTTCCAAAGGGCTTCATGTGGTGCTTTGTAATGGAAAGTTTACCAAAAACATCAAAGGTAAGAAAACAGATATAAAGGACTGTCAGTGGATTCAGAAACTGCATACGCTAGGGCTTTTGACCAGTAGTTTTCTGCCTGATGGTAAGACAGAAGAACTCCGGACCTACTGCAGGCAAAGGGCTAATCTACTTCAATTAGCCGCCTCTACATCCAAGAAGATGCAAAAGAACCTTAGGTTGCTCAACTTAAGATTGGACGTAGTGGTCAAGGATATCTGTGGGCTGACTGGTCTGTTGATTATTAGGGCTATTTGTGATGGTGAAACTGATCCAGAAAAACTGGCCTCTTTGAGGCACGGAAACTGCCGGAAAAGCGAAGAAGAGATAGCCAAAGCCTTGCAGACCAATGGCAGGAAAGACTATCTTTTTGCGCTCCAACAGGAATTAGAGACCTACGACCATCTTCAAAAGAAAATTGATGAGGGCGATAAGGAAATTGATAAGATGCTTGATGAAATCATCCATTCCGATGACAATAAGCGGCAGCATTATATTGAGGCGAAACCCCACAAAAGAGTCAACAAAAACACGCCAAAGGACATTGATCTGAATCTGAAATCCTATCAGATGTTTGAAGGTACTGACCTGCTTGCAATTGAAGGGATGAGTTATTCTACTGTTCTGGCACTAATGAGTGAGGTTGGACTTGAAGGAATCAGGAAATTCAAAACAGCCAAGCATTTTACATCATGGCTGAGGCTTGCACCTAATAATAAAGTAAGTGGAGGTAAAGTACTTTCCAGTAAAGTTCCAAAAGGAAGCAACAGACTGAAAATCGCATTACGGAATGCTGCCAATGCCATTGGAAACCTGAAGGATTCTACACCACTACGAGACTTCTTCCATAGAATAAGCTTTAGAAAAGGGAGGGTTTCGGCTATAAGTGCCACCGCCCGTAAGCTGGCGGTTATCATCTGGAATATGGTGGTGAAGGGAGTTCCCTATATTAATCCGGAAGGCTATCTCTTCCTAGATCAGAAAAGAAAATTGGGTTTAGTTAAACGGATAAAGAAACAAATCGATAAATTCGGTCTGACTAATGAGGACCTTGGGCTCGAAATTGAGACAATTTGA